The following coding sequences lie in one Musa acuminata AAA Group cultivar baxijiao chromosome BXJ3-1, Cavendish_Baxijiao_AAA, whole genome shotgun sequence genomic window:
- the LOC135629344 gene encoding protein YELLOW LEAF 1, choloroplastic-like isoform X1, producing MSLTSATVPALATSTKSLQGTSGRRVQLPYSDLSLPCTKYQPFQHAQTKLGARRLRSGTLICAAALCILLQSARCAAEQTQTVTRQSSTITIAPIQGKEKSPELDDGGTGFPPRDDDGGGGGGGGGGGHWSGGFFFFGLLAFLGLMKDQESEGPYQNNKRRY from the exons ATGTCTCTAACAAGTGCGACTGTGCCTGCTCTCGCCACCTCAACGAAGAGCCTTCAAG GGACATCAGGTCGAAGGGTCCAGCTTCCATACTCTGATCTCTCATTGCCCTGCACTAAATATCAGCCATTTCAACATGCGCAAACTAAATTGGGAGCTCGGCGACTACGTTCTGGCACACTGATATGTGCTGCAGCCTTG TGCATTCTCCTGCAGAGCGCAAGATGTGCAGCGGAGCAAACCCAGACAGTCACACGCCAATCATCTACGATAACGATTGCTCCCATCCAAG GGAAGGAGAAATCACCAGAGCTTGACGATGGAGGGACAGGATTTCCACCTCgggatgatgatggtggtggcggtggaggtggtggaggaggggGGCACTGGTCGGgtggtttcttcttctttggcttgcTTGCCTTTTTAGGTCTTATGAAGGATCAAGAAAGCGAGGGGCCCTATCAGAATAACAAACGAAGATATTGA
- the LOC135629344 gene encoding protein YELLOW LEAF 1, choloroplastic-like isoform X2, whose amino-acid sequence MSLTSATVPALATSTKSLQGTSGRRVQLPYSDLSLPCTKYQPFQHAQTKLGARRLRSGTLICAAALSARCAAEQTQTVTRQSSTITIAPIQGKEKSPELDDGGTGFPPRDDDGGGGGGGGGGGHWSGGFFFFGLLAFLGLMKDQESEGPYQNNKRRY is encoded by the exons ATGTCTCTAACAAGTGCGACTGTGCCTGCTCTCGCCACCTCAACGAAGAGCCTTCAAG GGACATCAGGTCGAAGGGTCCAGCTTCCATACTCTGATCTCTCATTGCCCTGCACTAAATATCAGCCATTTCAACATGCGCAAACTAAATTGGGAGCTCGGCGACTACGTTCTGGCACACTGATATGTGCTGCAGCCTTG AGCGCAAGATGTGCAGCGGAGCAAACCCAGACAGTCACACGCCAATCATCTACGATAACGATTGCTCCCATCCAAG GGAAGGAGAAATCACCAGAGCTTGACGATGGAGGGACAGGATTTCCACCTCgggatgatgatggtggtggcggtggaggtggtggaggaggggGGCACTGGTCGGgtggtttcttcttctttggcttgcTTGCCTTTTTAGGTCTTATGAAGGATCAAGAAAGCGAGGGGCCCTATCAGAATAACAAACGAAGATATTGA